The following are from one region of the Pseudodesulfovibrio piezophilus C1TLV30 genome:
- a CDS encoding ATP-binding protein yields the protein MNKRRLNPLGRKIVAAILGTTMLSLLLALLLNIFPMVHTYRQAAVDKAVSLADLVANSLGPAIDFNDVDSADEDLHSLSLIPSVTGAAVYLEGGHLFASYGVVPTLPKQGNPAVRTRFSSLTVVTVIPSVSSGNQLVITISLDDQWSMLKGNFLVGVLISLGVFFFSSRLAGHFRRKLAGPLTQLTRVVSDISLERDYSRRVHYDSDDEIGVLVTEFNSMLQKIQERDARLDRHREHLEYQVEQRTMQLQLKQDELVRNNQLLLKEIRNRIQAEMIREEVERINRHDLKSGLSLVIGYPELLLRNGGLDREQEKMVRRIRAAGYRMLDMIRNHLNMFMMEKGIYSLRQERVDLVELVCGLEEEFAPLLKSLGISLSIDLDGCQVVGDEEFSVTGDTMLIRAMLRNLMQNAVEASKAGDTVGVEMTDGVKKRIAVINPGEVDATVRRRFFEKYVTHGKENGTGLGTYFAALIARTHGADITMKTSGVDGTSVTVLFRTDREPKVSDSPDQASLSG from the coding sequence ATGAATAAACGCAGACTGAATCCGTTGGGCCGAAAGATAGTGGCTGCGATATTGGGAACGACCATGCTGTCACTGCTCCTTGCGCTTCTGCTCAATATTTTCCCCATGGTTCACACGTATCGACAGGCTGCCGTGGACAAGGCTGTGAGCTTGGCTGATCTTGTCGCCAATTCTCTCGGTCCGGCCATTGATTTCAACGATGTTGATTCCGCCGATGAAGATCTGCATTCCCTTTCCCTGATTCCCAGTGTCACCGGGGCAGCCGTTTATCTTGAAGGGGGCCATCTTTTTGCTTCGTACGGAGTGGTTCCGACTTTGCCAAAACAGGGAAATCCGGCTGTGAGAACGAGGTTTTCCTCCCTGACAGTCGTCACGGTGATTCCTTCCGTGAGCAGTGGCAATCAATTGGTGATCACGATCAGTCTGGATGATCAATGGAGTATGCTCAAAGGTAACTTTCTGGTCGGAGTGCTTATTTCCCTTGGTGTGTTCTTTTTCAGTTCCAGGCTGGCAGGGCATTTTCGGCGCAAGCTGGCCGGCCCTCTTACGCAACTGACTCGGGTCGTTTCCGATATCTCGCTTGAGCGGGATTATTCTCGCCGCGTTCACTATGACAGTGATGATGAAATTGGCGTGCTCGTGACTGAGTTCAACTCCATGCTTCAGAAAATTCAGGAAAGGGATGCCCGGCTCGATCGCCATCGTGAACATCTGGAGTATCAGGTGGAACAGCGGACCATGCAGTTGCAACTCAAGCAGGATGAATTGGTGCGCAACAATCAGTTGTTACTCAAAGAGATACGCAACAGAATCCAGGCCGAGATGATCCGGGAGGAAGTGGAGCGTATCAACCGCCATGATCTCAAATCCGGGTTAAGCCTGGTTATCGGGTATCCTGAACTGCTGCTTCGTAATGGGGGACTGGACCGGGAGCAGGAAAAAATGGTTCGTCGTATCCGGGCAGCTGGATACAGGATGCTCGACATGATCCGTAACCATTTGAATATGTTCATGATGGAGAAAGGTATTTACTCGCTTCGGCAGGAACGGGTTGATCTTGTCGAGCTTGTGTGTGGTCTCGAGGAGGAATTTGCGCCTTTGCTCAAGAGCCTTGGCATCTCATTGAGTATCGATCTTGACGGATGCCAGGTCGTGGGGGACGAGGAATTTTCCGTAACCGGAGACACCATGCTCATCAGGGCCATGCTCAGAAATCTCATGCAGAATGCCGTGGAAGCTTCAAAAGCGGGCGATACGGTTGGGGTCGAAATGACCGATGGTGTGAAAAAAAGGATTGCCGTGATCAATCCCGGCGAAGTGGATGCAACGGTTCGGCGTCGGTTTTTCGAGAAATATGTGACCCATGGTAAAGAGAACGGCACTGGGCTTGGGACGTATTTTGCCGCGCTGATCGCCAGAACTCATGGTGCGGATATCACCATGAAAACCAGTGGGGTGGATGGAACCAGCGTGACTGTGCTCTTTCGGACTGATCGGGAGCCGAAAGTAAGTGACAGTCCGGATCAAGCCTCACTTTCTGGGTGA
- a CDS encoding response regulator transcription factor produces the protein MNELLLIDDDPELAELLSSYLDGEGFSLDAATTGDAGLKKAEEGDYELILLDVMLPDTSGFNVLTQLRAISNVPVIMLTGRGEEIDRVVGLEMGADDYVSKPFQLRELLARTRAVLRRYSPHLAEDDEVKSVSPKKKVELGDLVIDRNARHMTIEGSPVHLTSTEYDILEMLALNRGSVVERNNLMERALGRGEDFDDYVLNVHMSNLRKKLGNNVSIKTIRGRGYLLAVPQ, from the coding sequence ATGAATGAACTTCTGCTCATTGATGATGATCCTGAGTTGGCTGAACTTTTGAGTTCATATCTTGACGGAGAAGGCTTCAGTCTGGATGCTGCCACAACGGGTGATGCCGGATTGAAGAAGGCCGAAGAAGGAGATTATGAACTCATTCTTCTTGATGTCATGCTTCCGGATACGAGCGGGTTCAATGTGCTGACCCAGTTACGTGCCATCTCCAATGTCCCGGTCATCATGCTGACAGGACGGGGGGAAGAGATTGACAGGGTCGTCGGTTTGGAAATGGGGGCGGATGATTACGTCTCGAAACCGTTCCAACTGCGCGAACTGCTGGCCCGGACACGGGCTGTGCTGCGGCGGTATTCTCCTCATCTCGCAGAGGATGATGAAGTCAAATCCGTCTCCCCCAAAAAGAAAGTCGAGCTTGGTGATTTGGTCATAGACCGCAATGCCCGGCACATGACTATAGAAGGAAGCCCGGTTCATTTGACTTCCACTGAATATGATATCTTGGAAATGCTTGCCTTGAACAGGGGGAGCGTGGTCGAACGCAACAATCTCATGGAGAGGGCGCTTGGGCGTGGTGAGGACTTCGATGACTATGTCCTCAACGTACACATGAGCAACCTTCGTAAAAAATTGGGTAATAATGTCAGCATCAAGACCATTCGTGGTCGGGGGTATTTGCTTGCAGTTCCACAGTAA
- a CDS encoding YfiR family protein produces MRRVKSLFIATFLCAVFFLPGHALGDHRLTASLPQLEALYVQRLVNYVRWPGNSGPQPGQSYIVAATDSAVLRPFFPKESGFKLVQWPSSECHILLINRTPDREAAAILKRAKGYPVLTIGTRPINLHQGAMINFYMQSGKLRMQVNPQAADEAGLSISSRLLKLVKIYREKSDE; encoded by the coding sequence ATGCGCAGAGTAAAGTCTCTTTTCATAGCGACTTTCCTTTGTGCTGTATTTTTTTTGCCGGGGCATGCACTGGGTGATCATCGTCTGACCGCAAGTCTGCCTCAACTTGAAGCGCTTTATGTCCAGCGGCTTGTCAATTACGTTCGCTGGCCGGGTAACAGTGGCCCGCAACCGGGGCAGTCCTATATTGTGGCGGCAACGGATAGTGCTGTTCTCCGCCCTTTTTTTCCGAAAGAGAGCGGGTTCAAGCTGGTGCAGTGGCCATCGTCTGAATGTCACATACTCCTCATCAACAGGACGCCCGACAGGGAAGCCGCAGCTATTCTCAAACGTGCCAAAGGGTATCCTGTCCTGACTATAGGGACCAGACCGATCAACCTCCACCAGGGGGCGATGATCAACTTCTACATGCAGAGCGGTAAACTCAGAATGCAGGTCAACCCGCAGGCTGCCGACGAAGCGGGACTTTCCATCAGCTCCAGACTCCTGAAACTCGTCAAGATCTACAGAGAGAAGAGCGATGAATAA
- a CDS encoding SulP family inorganic anion transporter, producing the protein MLTKIFPFIGWFKGYTMAAFRADAIAGLTVALVLIPQSMAYAQLAGMPAYYGLYASFLPPLVAALFGSSRQLATGPVAVVSLMTAASLEPLATAGSEGYVAYAILLALMVGVFQFLLGVLKLGLVVNFLSHPVVNGFTNAAAIIIASSQLSKMFGVSVDKAEHHYETIIRVVQSAVHYTHWPTLGMGALAFGIMIILKRVNPKIPNVLVAVVVTTVLSWSLGFNHDRQAALETIEVPAVREAVADFNKTIIGIDQLAEGRTRLNGDMDEAKASGDVVGVLDVEHDLSVINIRISRLKHEAHTLRESLRSTLLAGVTGADGSMTFYEHGKVPAGMTGDGRIWRLKVGNSRLDPTDLKMMGGGAVVGTVPSGIPAISAPHLDLKVILHLLPFAAIISLLGFMEAISIAKAMAAKTGQRLDPNQELIGQGLANMLGACGKSYPASGSFSRSAVNLQAGAVTGMSSVFTSLMVVIALLFFTPLLYHLPQAVLAAVIMMAVIGLINASGFIHAWKAQWYDGAISILSFICTLAFAPHLDKGIMVGVSLSLLVFLYKSMRPRVANLSRTEDESLRDATAFGLRECDHIALVRFDGPLFFANASFLEDQITERLISSDKLRHIIIAANGINDMDASGEEALSLIVDKVRARGLDISLCGVNEAVMAVLDRTHLMEKIGRDHVYPTMETAICATHEHAHQGAEEEGCPLTSVCHLS; encoded by the coding sequence ATGCTGACGAAAATTTTCCCCTTTATCGGCTGGTTCAAAGGGTACACCATGGCGGCTTTCCGGGCCGATGCCATTGCGGGCCTGACTGTGGCCCTCGTACTCATTCCACAATCCATGGCGTATGCGCAGCTTGCGGGTATGCCTGCGTATTATGGGCTGTATGCCTCGTTTCTGCCTCCTCTTGTCGCTGCATTGTTCGGGTCCAGCCGTCAATTGGCTACCGGTCCTGTGGCAGTGGTCTCCCTGATGACGGCAGCCTCCCTTGAGCCTTTGGCAACGGCTGGCAGTGAAGGATACGTTGCCTACGCCATTCTGCTTGCCCTGATGGTCGGTGTTTTCCAGTTTCTGCTTGGGGTGCTCAAGTTGGGACTGGTGGTCAATTTCCTGTCGCATCCAGTTGTCAACGGGTTTACCAATGCCGCCGCCATTATCATCGCCTCTTCCCAGTTGTCGAAGATGTTCGGCGTCTCGGTGGATAAAGCGGAGCATCATTATGAAACCATTATCCGTGTGGTGCAATCCGCAGTGCATTACACCCATTGGCCCACGCTGGGTATGGGTGCGCTCGCCTTTGGCATCATGATAATCCTAAAGCGGGTCAATCCGAAAATTCCCAATGTGCTGGTGGCTGTCGTCGTGACCACGGTGCTCTCATGGAGCCTGGGGTTCAATCATGACCGTCAGGCAGCGTTGGAGACTATTGAAGTTCCGGCTGTTCGTGAAGCAGTCGCCGACTTCAACAAAACCATTATCGGGATCGATCAGTTAGCCGAGGGCCGGACCCGTCTGAACGGCGATATGGATGAAGCCAAGGCTTCAGGCGATGTGGTCGGCGTGCTTGATGTTGAACATGATCTCAGTGTCATCAATATCAGGATATCCCGTCTCAAGCATGAAGCCCATACTTTGCGCGAATCCCTGCGGTCCACACTGCTGGCGGGCGTGACAGGAGCGGACGGCTCCATGACTTTCTATGAGCATGGCAAGGTGCCTGCCGGAATGACGGGTGACGGCCGTATCTGGCGTCTCAAAGTCGGTAATTCGCGGCTTGATCCGACTGATTTGAAAATGATGGGTGGTGGAGCCGTTGTCGGTACTGTTCCCTCGGGTATCCCCGCCATCTCTGCACCGCATCTCGATCTCAAGGTCATTCTTCATCTGCTGCCATTTGCCGCGATTATTTCCCTGCTTGGTTTCATGGAGGCCATCTCCATTGCCAAGGCCATGGCTGCCAAAACCGGCCAGCGTCTTGATCCCAACCAGGAACTCATCGGACAGGGGCTGGCCAACATGCTCGGAGCTTGTGGCAAGAGCTATCCGGCTTCTGGTTCCTTTTCCCGTTCAGCGGTCAATCTCCAGGCGGGAGCGGTGACGGGCATGTCGAGTGTTTTTACCTCACTTATGGTCGTTATTGCACTGCTTTTCTTTACTCCTCTGCTCTATCATTTACCTCAGGCTGTTCTGGCTGCGGTCATCATGATGGCGGTCATCGGGCTAATCAATGCGTCAGGCTTTATCCATGCATGGAAGGCGCAGTGGTATGACGGGGCCATCTCCATTCTGTCATTTATCTGCACACTGGCTTTCGCCCCGCATCTGGATAAGGGCATCATGGTTGGCGTCTCCCTGTCCCTGCTTGTCTTCCTGTACAAGTCCATGCGCCCCAGAGTGGCGAACCTGTCCCGGACCGAGGATGAATCCCTGCGCGATGCCACGGCATTCGGCCTTCGGGAATGCGATCATATAGCTCTGGTCCGGTTCGATGGTCCGTTGTTTTTTGCCAATGCCAGTTTCCTTGAGGATCAAATTACCGAACGGCTGATCTCCAGTGACAAGCTTCGGCATATCATCATTGCCGCGAACGGAATCAATGATATGGATGCTTCCGGTGAGGAAGCCCTGTCCCTGATCGTGGACAAGGTGCGCGCAAGAGGACTGGATATATCGCTCTGCGGAGTCAATGAAGCCGTCATGGCTGTGCTTGATCGAACGCACTTGATGGAGAAGATCGGCAGGGATCATGTCTACCCGACCATGGAAACCGCCATTTGCGCCACGCATGAGCACGCGCATCAGGGGGCCGAGGAAGAGGGCTGTCCGCTGACTTCGGTGTGTCACCTCTCGTAA
- a CDS encoding PAS domain S-box protein: MKSDHEKTREELLREVQTLRQELMAPEKNHTSREILQLAMQEGRLGTWVWNAQAGQVHYEQLWSEILGYPPADIRSDMTFWTSHVHPEDREKIVTLLHSLQEGSAESFHCTHRLISYSGQWITCVASGKTIQIDHEGKPLFISGVLINKDEDHGKKHRRDEAKQLYEKIDNSPFEAVFLSENGICRGQNRAARELFGYSESEALGQEWRHWIDHAHRPQAMEAYTRSSGEVHETVALRKDGTTFPCKTQTSSVSFEGKNLHVTILRKTPDDGTKPLTFSDEGGIFNSIHNTSFSGIVIHDMGTILDCNQELAEITGYAQEELRGMDALRLVAAKDRETVVHNIVSGLEKAYEVTGVRKDGREYPLQLEGRAVPYRKQQVRVVEFRDITRRKRAEKALNESEAKYQALFDKTKDPILVIDLESGIIVEGNKIAEIFFGISRSHLMGMSFDGLLPHGTVPFAVRQLLHAGPENQRDLPLITAGGETRSLSVSTSLISFNDRQMALSIFRDVTHENRARAELMAAKDEAEKASTAKTRFLANMSHEIRTPLNGIMGMLQLLESTRQTDEQREYSIIAIESCKRLTRLLSDILDISRIETGELTLRPAPLEIPEIINHIVFLFKAASRETGVKLQVQLDPAIPPILIGDSARLLQTLTNFVGNSFKFTTQGSITLETQLLPRVRAGLERVLFTVSDTGKGIRDETLKTLFTPFTQEDSSSTRRYEGAGLGLSICKQLIALMGGTLSIENNASGGTTIHFTVLFQQTEQAASTPTEHEQLQETDSRNLDILVAEDVRVNRLAICRLLEKQGHRVKAVENGQLALEALRTDDYDLLLMDVQMPVMDGLEATRAIRMGKAGETKKMIPIIALTAHAMDGDREIFLDAGMTDYLAKPVDASELMSSLSRRPKTSMHDSVD, from the coding sequence ATGAAATCCGATCATGAAAAGACACGGGAAGAGCTGCTCCGCGAGGTGCAAACTCTTCGACAAGAACTCATGGCTCCTGAAAAAAACCATACCAGCCGCGAGATTCTCCAGTTGGCCATGCAAGAGGGCCGGCTCGGAACATGGGTCTGGAATGCCCAGGCCGGGCAGGTTCATTACGAACAGCTCTGGTCCGAAATACTGGGCTATCCTCCTGCCGATATTCGTTCTGACATGACCTTCTGGACATCCCATGTCCACCCGGAGGACAGAGAAAAAATTGTGACACTGCTTCATTCTCTGCAAGAAGGCAGCGCCGAAAGCTTTCACTGTACACATCGCCTCATCTCATATTCCGGCCAATGGATCACCTGCGTTGCCAGCGGCAAAACCATCCAGATCGACCATGAAGGAAAGCCGCTTTTCATCTCAGGGGTGTTGATTAACAAAGATGAAGATCATGGGAAGAAACATCGGCGAGATGAAGCCAAACAGCTCTACGAAAAGATTGACAACTCACCCTTTGAAGCTGTTTTCCTTTCTGAAAACGGCATATGTCGAGGCCAGAACAGGGCAGCTAGAGAACTTTTCGGCTACAGCGAAAGCGAAGCGCTGGGTCAGGAATGGAGACACTGGATTGATCATGCACACCGCCCCCAGGCCATGGAAGCCTACACACGGAGTTCGGGTGAAGTGCATGAGACCGTCGCCCTTCGCAAGGATGGCACCACCTTCCCCTGTAAAACCCAAACCAGTTCTGTGTCCTTTGAAGGGAAGAATCTTCATGTTACTATCCTGCGCAAGACTCCCGATGATGGCACAAAACCTCTGACCTTCTCTGATGAGGGCGGAATCTTCAATTCCATTCACAACACCTCTTTCAGCGGCATCGTCATTCATGACATGGGAACCATCCTCGACTGCAACCAGGAACTCGCTGAGATCACGGGATATGCACAGGAAGAACTGAGAGGCATGGACGCCCTGCGTCTCGTCGCGGCCAAGGACAGGGAAACAGTGGTTCACAATATTGTTTCAGGGCTGGAAAAAGCGTACGAGGTCACTGGAGTCCGTAAAGACGGACGAGAGTATCCACTCCAACTCGAAGGGCGAGCTGTCCCGTACAGAAAACAGCAGGTCCGGGTCGTGGAATTTCGGGACATCACCAGACGCAAACGTGCGGAAAAAGCGCTCAATGAAAGCGAGGCCAAGTATCAGGCTTTATTTGACAAGACAAAAGACCCGATTCTTGTCATCGATCTCGAATCCGGGATCATCGTTGAGGGAAACAAGATCGCCGAAATATTTTTCGGTATCTCCAGATCACACCTGATGGGTATGTCATTTGATGGCCTCCTTCCCCATGGCACTGTTCCCTTTGCCGTCAGACAACTGCTTCATGCCGGACCGGAGAACCAGAGGGACCTTCCGCTGATCACCGCTGGAGGGGAAACACGATCACTCTCGGTCAGCACAAGTCTCATTTCCTTCAATGACAGACAAATGGCCCTCAGTATCTTCCGTGATGTCACCCATGAAAACCGTGCCAGAGCAGAGTTGATGGCAGCCAAGGATGAAGCGGAAAAAGCGAGTACCGCCAAAACCCGATTTCTGGCCAACATGAGCCACGAGATACGAACCCCCCTCAACGGCATCATGGGGATGCTACAACTCCTCGAATCCACACGCCAAACTGACGAACAGCGCGAATACTCGATCATCGCCATTGAATCATGCAAACGGCTGACCCGCCTTCTGAGTGACATTCTCGATATTTCCCGTATCGAAACAGGAGAACTGACTCTGCGCCCGGCCCCACTGGAAATCCCTGAAATAATCAATCATATCGTCTTCCTCTTCAAGGCAGCTTCCAGAGAGACTGGCGTGAAACTCCAAGTCCAACTCGACCCGGCCATTCCCCCGATACTGATTGGTGATTCCGCTCGGCTACTTCAGACATTGACCAATTTCGTAGGCAATTCCTTCAAGTTCACCACTCAAGGCAGTATTACCTTGGAAACGCAACTTCTGCCCAGGGTCAGGGCAGGATTGGAACGAGTCCTCTTTACTGTCAGCGACACGGGGAAAGGCATCCGGGACGAGACCCTGAAGACACTCTTTACTCCTTTCACACAGGAAGATTCCAGCTCTACACGCCGCTATGAAGGAGCTGGACTGGGCCTAAGCATCTGTAAGCAACTCATCGCGTTGATGGGGGGCACGCTTTCCATTGAAAACAATGCCTCCGGCGGAACAACCATCCATTTTACCGTTCTTTTCCAGCAAACAGAACAGGCCGCGTCCACCCCGACGGAGCACGAACAGCTTCAGGAAACTGACTCCCGAAATCTTGATATACTGGTGGCTGAGGACGTCCGCGTCAACCGACTGGCCATATGCCGTTTGCTCGAAAAACAGGGACACCGAGTCAAGGCAGTGGAAAATGGACAGTTGGCGCTGGAAGCGCTTCGCACGGATGATTACGATTTATTGCTTATGGATGTTCAGATGCCTGTGATGGACGGATTGGAAGCAACGCGCGCCATACGAATGGGCAAGGCCGGTGAAACCAAGAAAATGATTCCCATCATCGCCCTCACCGCCCATGCAATGGATGGTGACAGGGAAATATTCCTTGATGCCGGAATGACAGACTATCTTGCCAAACCCGTGGATGCATCAGAGCTGATGTCTTCCCTGAGTAGACGCCCCAAAACCTCCATGCATGACAGCGTGGACTAA
- a CDS encoding TetR/AcrR family transcriptional regulator: MKKKEAILKVATVMFANKGFVDTSGQELARMTGVAEGTIFYHFGSKEGLLLAILEKTRDEIVDQFEQFFENRPFASGLEMIEEVVAFHLYLAGLMEDKFLLLHRHFLYKFSESNQGFRQNLEAIYNCLVDIFEKAIATGRADGSISQDVNPRKSALILFTMVDGLVRFKNYNLYDAGALFNELMAMCRRMLRAECHDPSI, from the coding sequence ATGAAAAAGAAAGAAGCCATATTGAAAGTCGCAACTGTTATGTTCGCAAATAAAGGATTTGTGGATACGTCCGGGCAGGAACTGGCGCGCATGACGGGCGTTGCCGAAGGGACCATCTTCTATCATTTCGGGAGCAAGGAAGGGTTGCTTTTGGCAATCCTGGAGAAGACGCGCGACGAGATTGTTGACCAGTTCGAGCAGTTTTTCGAGAACAGGCCGTTTGCGTCGGGGTTGGAGATGATCGAAGAAGTTGTCGCCTTTCACCTCTACCTTGCGGGGTTGATGGAAGACAAGTTTCTTCTGTTGCATAGGCACTTTCTTTACAAATTTTCAGAGTCGAACCAGGGGTTCAGGCAAAATCTGGAGGCCATTTACAATTGCCTCGTTGATATTTTTGAAAAGGCTATTGCGACTGGCCGGGCAGACGGCTCCATTAGCCAGGATGTCAATCCGCGAAAATCTGCGCTTATTCTGTTTACAATGGTTGATGGTCTCGTACGGTTCAAGAATTACAATTTATATGACGCGGGTGCGTTATTCAACGAACTGATGGCGATGTGTCGAAGGATGTTGCGAGCGGAGTGCCATGATCCTTCGATTTGA
- a CDS encoding TonB-dependent receptor plug domain-containing protein yields the protein MQFHSNAKVWDATGAVALIIVAFLFLLPCPVRAQDSETLASLGLEELMDVEIVTTSRRAEPLSQVAGAVTVLNEEDIFRSGATSLPEVLRLVPGVHVAQMDTDKWAIGIRGFNGILSNKHLVMIDGRPITSPATAGVDWGNSIPVNMIKRIEVVRGVWAHLWGADSFTGVINIITKTAEETQGGQSVTVAGSTGVEQNLRFGGAMGDIGHFSLYSQVGYTSGNWIDGDDAKASSDWLKKQFGFRMDWENAFTDALSFQGNLSTSSIMDGDSGSPHVFDRRKREDASGYGQFTWNRATGLDAGISLRTSFTREHANVDDLEGGTNIIEVEVQHAMETFGVHRLTWGVGSRYYWDNIRAGEKTSIGQERRYVFMSNAFAQDRITLMPESLYLILGTKFDYFGETPVEIQPTIRLLHTRLNEEYWMAVSRAVRADTRWQRSGTYKTMYNGTMYTVKQPDSLTTEKLMAYEAGYRRRISETLGLDVSLYINDYDELAMLEFDSATNTASLSNSLKGTAYGMETQLRWQVTDQLELRPSISAIYQNLYSLDSNPVGDSMPEEGIIGEVKMQALTKPVENVGLDVLVGYVDAPTERNIPGYLTLEVHSSWRASDRLMFELIGKNLGEATEQYSPLRVGPSLDLRVTWEF from the coding sequence TTGCAGTTCCACAGTAACGCGAAGGTTTGGGATGCGACGGGCGCGGTGGCCCTGATCATTGTCGCGTTTTTATTCCTCCTTCCCTGCCCGGTCCGGGCGCAAGACAGTGAAACCTTAGCCTCCCTCGGTCTTGAAGAGCTGATGGATGTCGAGATTGTCACGACTTCGCGCAGAGCCGAGCCACTCTCTCAGGTGGCCGGTGCCGTCACTGTTCTCAACGAAGAAGATATCTTCCGCTCCGGGGCCACCTCGCTTCCGGAAGTCCTCCGGCTGGTCCCCGGTGTCCATGTCGCCCAGATGGACACGGATAAATGGGCTATCGGTATCCGTGGATTCAACGGTATCCTCAGCAACAAACATCTGGTCATGATCGATGGTCGCCCCATCACCTCTCCGGCTACAGCCGGTGTGGACTGGGGCAACTCCATTCCTGTGAACATGATCAAGCGCATCGAAGTGGTTCGCGGTGTATGGGCGCATTTGTGGGGGGCGGATTCCTTTACGGGGGTCATCAATATTATCACCAAGACCGCCGAGGAAACCCAGGGCGGCCAAAGTGTCACCGTTGCCGGGTCCACCGGGGTGGAGCAGAATCTGCGTTTTGGTGGTGCCATGGGCGACATCGGGCATTTTTCACTTTATTCCCAGGTTGGCTATACAAGTGGCAACTGGATTGATGGTGATGACGCAAAGGCCTCCAGTGACTGGCTCAAGAAGCAGTTCGGATTTCGCATGGATTGGGAAAATGCTTTCACGGATGCCCTTTCTTTTCAGGGAAATCTGTCCACCTCCAGCATCATGGATGGCGATTCCGGTTCACCACATGTTTTTGATCGGCGCAAAAGGGAAGATGCCAGCGGATACGGTCAGTTTACCTGGAATCGTGCCACCGGGCTGGATGCAGGTATTTCCCTCAGAACCTCCTTCACCAGAGAGCATGCGAATGTGGATGATCTGGAAGGTGGGACCAATATTATCGAAGTTGAAGTGCAGCATGCCATGGAGACTTTCGGTGTCCATAGACTGACATGGGGGGTTGGGAGCCGATATTACTGGGATAATATTCGTGCCGGGGAAAAAACGAGTATCGGGCAGGAGCGTCGTTATGTCTTTATGTCCAATGCGTTTGCTCAGGACAGGATAACCTTGATGCCCGAAAGCCTGTATCTCATTCTCGGGACCAAGTTTGATTATTTCGGGGAAACGCCGGTGGAAATCCAGCCCACTATCCGTTTGTTGCACACCCGTCTTAATGAAGAGTACTGGATGGCGGTTTCACGGGCAGTCCGGGCTGATACTCGCTGGCAGCGAAGCGGCACATATAAGACCATGTACAACGGGACGATGTACACGGTAAAACAACCTGATTCCCTGACAACGGAAAAACTTATGGCCTATGAAGCGGGATATCGGCGGCGAATTTCCGAGACATTGGGCCTGGATGTTTCACTTTACATCAATGATTATGATGAATTGGCCATGCTGGAATTCGACAGTGCGACCAATACCGCATCCCTGAGCAATTCACTGAAAGGGACTGCGTACGGCATGGAAACCCAGCTTCGGTGGCAGGTGACGGATCAACTGGAACTGCGGCCTTCCATCAGTGCCATTTACCAGAACTTGTACAGTCTCGACTCCAATCCCGTGGGAGATTCCATGCCAGAGGAAGGAATAATCGGCGAAGTCAAGATGCAGGCTTTGACCAAGCCTGTGGAAAATGTCGGACTTGATGTGCTTGTCGGCTATGTTGACGCTCCCACGGAAAGAAATATTCCGGGCTATCTCACCCTTGAGGTTCATTCGTCCTGGCGGGCATCGGACAGACTCATGTTCGAATTGATCGGCAAAAATCTTGGGGAAGCGACAGAGCAGTATTCCCCCCTCCGCGTCGGGCCCAGTCTCGACCTTCGGGTCACCTGGGAATTCTGA